The genomic window CGCTGGCGCTGGACGGATCAGGATCGCCGTCGCATGCTGCACAACATGTCCTCGTTAGCGCCCGATGAATTCCGTTCCGAGACCATCTATCTCAACACCGCCTCGTACGGACTGCCGTCCCGGCGGGCGCTGACCGCGACAGCCGAGGCCAGCGCCCGCTGGGCCGCAGGACGGGGCGGGCCGATGACCGACGACGCGCTGGTGCCCGAGCTGCGCGCGAAGTTCGCCAGGCTGCTGACTGGGGCGCACCCGGACCACATCGCGCTCGGCAGCGGTGTCGCGGGGCTGGTCGGCCTGGTGGCCGCCGCGCTGCCACCCGGCGCTGAGGTGCTGCTCGCGGCAGGCGAATTCGCCTCGGTGTCCATGCCTTTCGTGCATCGCGGCGACCTGGCAGTGCGGGTGGTTCCGCTGGCGGAGCTGGCCGCGCAGGTGCGACCCGAGACCGCGCTCGTGGCGGTCAGCGTCGTGCAGTCCGCCGACGGCCGGATCACCGATCTGACGGAACTCCGCGCCGCCACCGCGGTCAACGGCGCCCGGCTGCTGGTCGACGCCACCCAGGCCGCCGGTTGGCTACCGCTGAACTTCGCCGACGCCGATTACTGGGTCTGCGCGACCTTCAAGTGGCTGATCGGCGCGCGCAGCACGGCGTTCTTCGCCGCCGCGCCCGAGGCCACCGCCGAACTGCGTCCGATCGGACCGAGCTGGTACGCGGCCGAGGACCGGTGGGCCGAGCTTTACGATCCGCGCGCGCTGGCCGCTACCACCCGCCGCTTCGACGCGACCCCCGACTGGCTTGGCGTCGTCGCCGCGTCGGCCGGCCTGAGCCTGATCGAGGAGCTGACCGTCGAGAAGATCAACGCGCACAACCTGGATCTGGCGGACCGTTTCCGTGCGGGTCTCACCGCGCTCGGCCGGGAGCCCGGGCCGGGGCGTTCGGCGATCGTCGTGGTCCCCGGCGCCGCCGATCTCGCGCCGCGGCTGGAGAGGGCGGATGTCATCGCGTCGGCCAGGGCGGGCGCGCTGCGGTTCGCGTTCCACCTCTACAACGACGAGAGGGATGTGGATCGGGCGCTTGATGCGCTGGACATCTGAGGGCTCCTCGGGAGCGTCGAGAGACGAACTCTGCGTTCCGGATCGGACGACTCCGCCACCGATTTGCCCGGACGGACGTGGTGTCCAGGGGAGCGCAGGCAGACGCGACGTCGGAGCCGGGCCCGACGTCCACGGCCGGAACACAACCGGATGTGCGCCTAGAGTTTGGGCTCATGAGTGATCGCAGTGCACGTCGTCGGGGCTCGATCTCATCGGTCCGTTCCGAGGACGACCGCAGGGACGGCACCGCGGCGAATCTCCGAGCGGGAAGGCGTCTTTCGCGCTTCGCCGCCTTGGTCGCCGCCGCGGCAGC from Nocardia bhagyanarayanae includes these protein-coding regions:
- a CDS encoding aminotransferase class V-fold PLP-dependent enzyme → MSSLAPDEFRSETIYLNTASYGLPSRRALTATAEASARWAAGRGGPMTDDALVPELRAKFARLLTGAHPDHIALGSGVAGLVGLVAAALPPGAEVLLAAGEFASVSMPFVHRGDLAVRVVPLAELAAQVRPETALVAVSVVQSADGRITDLTELRAATAVNGARLLVDATQAAGWLPLNFADADYWVCATFKWLIGARSTAFFAAAPEATAELRPIGPSWYAAEDRWAELYDPRALAATTRRFDATPDWLGVVAASAGLSLIEELTVEKINAHNLDLADRFRAGLTALGREPGPGRSAIVVVPGAADLAPRLERADVIASARAGALRFAFHLYNDERDVDRALDALDI